AATAGAAATAACATCAAATACAACACTTTCCAGAGATGAAAAATTGCTGAATGTTTGTAAACTATTAAATGAGAATATTGAATATTACAATTGGGTTGGATTCTATTTTGCAAATCATGAAACTAAAACACTGCATTTAGGACCTTATGTTGGAGCCGAAACAGACCACACAATTATCCCGTTTGGAAAAGGAATATGCGGTCAGGTTGCCGTATCAAATAAAAATTTTGTAGTTCCAGATGTAGCCGCTCAAGACAACTATATTGCTTGCAGTTTCACCGTTAAATCTGAAATTGTTGTTCCACTTTTTGTTAAGGGAGAAAATATTGGCCAAATAGACATTGACAGCCATGTGCTAAATCCATTTACTGAAGCGGATGAAAACTTTTTAGAATTTGTAAATCAGGAAATTGCAAAATTATTTTAAAAAAATTGAGTGCATTAATAATTTTTTAGTGCTTAGTTTTCGGATTTTTCAAATCTTTTTATTTTTAAATCTTTTTGTTTCAAATTCCAAAAAATAAATAGTACTTTTGCACCCGTTATATAATAGCTATATAACATACATAAAAATCATTAAAAAAATATTGGAATGTATTTAACTAAGGAAATTAAAGAAGAAATCTTCGCTAAACACGGAGGAAAAGCAGAAAACACTGGTTCTGCAGAAGCTCAAATTGCACTATTCACATACAGAATTAGTCACTTAACAGAGCACTTGAAAAAAAATCGTCACGATTACAACACAGAGCGTTCATTAGTATTGCTTGTTGGTAAAAGAAGATCATTGTTAGATTACTTGAAGAAAAAAGAAAT
Above is a window of Flavobacterium sp. 123 DNA encoding:
- a CDS encoding GAF domain-containing protein encodes the protein MTFKELQPKIIEITSNTTLSRDEKLLNVCKLLNENIEYYNWVGFYFANHETKTLHLGPYVGAETDHTIIPFGKGICGQVAVSNKNFVVPDVAAQDNYIACSFTVKSEIVVPLFVKGENIGQIDIDSHVLNPFTEADENFLEFVNQEIAKLF
- the rpsO gene encoding 30S ribosomal protein S15 — translated: MYLTKEIKEEIFAKHGGKAENTGSAEAQIALFTYRISHLTEHLKKNRHDYNTERSLVLLVGKRRSLLDYLKKKEINRYREIIKVLGIRK